A region of Planococcus sp. MSAK28401 DNA encodes the following proteins:
- a CDS encoding FmdE family protein, translating to MTAIQIYDEQELVHIAFDDIRKYHGTKEMAAVAVAYRMAEAAFEALYGMDVPERQELAIQAGQDCAGFRDAFEFITRAETRGKYFVDPDYPAARFDPYTRSSYAFIFSRATGEEVEVSLKKDFLPAAFYDLAKKDRDCLMTQEEVQAFETLKKDLCLRALELPLDEVVEVR from the coding sequence ATGACAGCTATTCAAATCTATGATGAGCAGGAATTGGTCCATATCGCTTTTGACGATATTCGTAAATACCACGGAACCAAAGAAATGGCGGCGGTTGCGGTCGCTTACCGTATGGCAGAAGCGGCATTTGAAGCACTTTACGGCATGGACGTGCCGGAGCGGCAGGAACTAGCGATCCAAGCAGGACAGGACTGCGCGGGATTCCGAGATGCCTTCGAATTCATCACAAGAGCCGAAACGCGCGGAAAATATTTCGTAGATCCAGACTATCCTGCTGCCAGGTTCGATCCTTATACGCGAAGCTCTTATGCATTCATCTTTTCGCGTGCCACAGGAGAAGAAGTGGAAGTCAGCTTAAAAAAAGATTTCCTGCCTGCTGCTTTTTACGACTTGGCGAAGAAAGACCGGGACTGCCTGATGACGCAGGAAGAAGTACAAGCTTTCGAAACGCTCAAGAAAGACTTATGTTTGCGCGCGTTAGAGCTTCCTTTAGATGAAGTCGTGGAAGTGCGCTGA
- a CDS encoding LysR family transcriptional regulator, translating to MLGKLHTFQMLAECGSYTEAAKKLYCSQPSVSQQIRYLEEYYGVRLIVRKKQRIELTEHGVLLQKQAGQLLDLFEQTQELMTTPAAQKPVSIYMSNHIAESYYEELFDLSAPCCRACPFEINGRCYMELREQLLAKKAKFAVMPIYADDGLHKSYNIQGLFEEEFQLVFSASHPLATRKVIYAKDLQHAAVLQTQSRHMQALIQQALEAKGVEAFYMQMTDFKIIKKALRQSDSVSFLPLKALDSTDASLVYRSVKGLRIVRQNGLVIDPEQQLSQAEQAYCDHITEKLSSF from the coding sequence GTGCTGGGGAAATTACATACCTTTCAAATGCTGGCTGAATGCGGATCTTATACCGAGGCGGCGAAAAAACTATATTGCTCACAACCTTCTGTCAGCCAGCAGATTCGCTATTTGGAAGAATACTATGGCGTGAGGCTCATCGTCCGCAAAAAGCAACGCATCGAGCTGACAGAGCACGGCGTTCTATTACAGAAACAGGCCGGGCAGCTGCTCGATCTGTTTGAGCAGACGCAAGAACTGATGACCACTCCTGCGGCCCAAAAGCCAGTTTCCATCTACATGAGCAATCATATTGCTGAAAGTTATTATGAGGAGTTGTTCGATTTGAGTGCTCCTTGCTGCAGGGCTTGCCCATTTGAAATCAATGGCCGTTGCTATATGGAACTGCGCGAACAGTTACTGGCCAAAAAAGCCAAGTTCGCCGTAATGCCGATTTACGCCGATGATGGACTTCACAAATCGTACAATATCCAAGGCTTGTTTGAAGAGGAATTCCAATTGGTCTTCTCCGCCAGCCACCCTTTGGCGACGCGAAAAGTAATCTATGCAAAAGACCTGCAGCATGCGGCCGTGTTGCAGACACAAAGCAGGCATATGCAAGCGCTCATCCAGCAGGCGCTTGAAGCGAAAGGCGTTGAGGCTTTTTATATGCAGATGACTGATTTCAAGATTATCAAAAAAGCACTGAGGCAAAGCGACTCGGTTTCCTTTCTGCCGCTAAAAGCGCTGGATTCAACTGATGCGTCATTGGTTTACCGTTCTGTCAAAGGGCTTCGGATTGTCCGGCAAAACGGGCTGGTCATTGATCCGGAACAACAGTTAAGCCAAGCAGAACAAGCCTATTGCGACCATATTACGGAAAAGCTCTCTTCATTTTGA